In the Paenibacillus pabuli genome, one interval contains:
- a CDS encoding response regulator transcription factor: protein MTIRHKRILLVDDETRVRMLLKKYLENEGFIVEEADSGGQAIRNCYMNDGEYDLMVLDWLLPDMSGIEICKYVKHNHLGIPIMMLSGRSEEKDRIEGFKAGVDDYVVKPFSPREVVLRIRSIMARTQGTYIFDFNSSSSSEILIAEIVIQPLARRVLVQRNEVHLTPKEYDLLYFLITHQEKAFSREELLREVWKSSHHKIYDHRTVDTHIKRLREKLSFFDYPKGSEFIQTLWGYGYMFRSPDQVLS from the coding sequence ATGACCATTAGGCATAAAAGAATTTTGCTGGTAGATGACGAAACGCGAGTCCGAATGCTGCTGAAAAAATATCTGGAGAATGAGGGCTTCATTGTAGAAGAGGCCGACAGTGGCGGACAAGCCATTCGGAATTGCTACATGAACGATGGGGAATACGATCTCATGGTGCTAGATTGGTTATTGCCCGACATGAGTGGCATTGAGATCTGTAAATACGTGAAACACAATCACCTGGGTATTCCGATTATGATGCTATCCGGGCGCTCGGAAGAAAAGGATCGAATCGAAGGTTTTAAGGCAGGGGTTGATGATTATGTGGTCAAACCCTTCAGTCCGAGGGAAGTCGTATTGCGTATTCGAAGTATCATGGCTCGCACGCAAGGGACGTATATTTTCGATTTCAATTCGTCCTCAAGTAGCGAAATTCTGATTGCCGAGATTGTGATTCAACCTTTAGCCCGGCGTGTTCTTGTACAACGCAACGAAGTCCATCTGACGCCGAAAGAATACGATCTGCTCTATTTTTTGATTACGCATCAGGAAAAAGCCTTTTCACGTGAGGAATTGCTAAGGGAAGTATGGAAGTCATCCCATCATAAGATTTACGACCATCGAACGGTGGATACCCATATCAAACGATTAAGGGAGAAGCTGTCTTTCTTTGATTATCCGAAGGGCAGTGAATTTATTCAGACCTTATGGGGATACGGCTACATGTTCCGTAGTCCTGATCAGGTTCTATCCTAA
- a CDS encoding NAD(P)-dependent oxidoreductase, with protein MKGGLAMKILIVGYFSETSKSNIARYFPQDWNVVVVPPGKEMLHHIEDCQVIIPEHIKVDHSLLSNAKKLKLVQTGAGFDNVDVSACTQLGIWAANAAGVNAQAVAEHVMALIFSYYKNIPFLDTFMKNKMDEHQLDYTGSELKEKTIGIIGLGAIGKKVAAFCRAFEMNVLAYTRNANVQSDGFVKMTDFDTLISTSDIVSVHIPLNQQTKQLINKATFKKMKNTSLFINTARGGIVNERDLIDALKNGDISGACLDVFESEPLPIDSELRNLGNVILTPHTAGMPDGRKFHKKRYDFFIKNIKRVENGEEPESKLNQLL; from the coding sequence ATGAAAGGTGGTTTAGCAATGAAGATTCTCATAGTTGGCTATTTTAGCGAGACCTCAAAATCAAATATTGCAAGGTATTTTCCGCAAGACTGGAACGTTGTAGTTGTCCCGCCCGGAAAAGAAATGCTGCATCATATTGAAGATTGCCAGGTAATCATTCCTGAACATATTAAAGTGGATCACAGCCTGCTTTCTAACGCAAAAAAATTAAAATTAGTACAGACAGGTGCGGGATTCGATAATGTAGATGTCTCTGCTTGTACACAGCTTGGCATTTGGGCGGCCAATGCTGCAGGAGTGAATGCGCAAGCAGTGGCCGAACACGTAATGGCATTGATATTTTCTTACTATAAAAACATACCGTTCCTTGACACCTTCATGAAAAACAAGATGGATGAACATCAATTGGACTATACCGGGAGCGAATTAAAAGAGAAAACGATCGGTATTATCGGTTTGGGCGCTATCGGAAAAAAAGTAGCTGCGTTTTGCAGGGCTTTTGAGATGAATGTGCTGGCTTATACGAGAAATGCCAATGTACAATCGGACGGTTTTGTGAAAATGACGGATTTCGATACTCTTATAAGCACATCGGACATAGTCAGTGTACATATACCCTTGAACCAGCAAACCAAACAGCTGATCAACAAAGCGACATTCAAGAAAATGAAGAATACCAGTCTTTTTATCAATACAGCCCGCGGCGGGATTGTCAACGAAAGAGACTTGATTGATGCATTAAAAAACGGGGATATTTCAGGCGCATGCCTGGATGTGTTTGAATCTGAACCGCTTCCTATTGACAGTGAGCTCCGGAATCTGGGTAATGTGATACTTACTCCCCATACAGCAGGAATGCCTGATGGTCGGAAATTTCATAAAAAAAGATATGATTTTTTTATAAAGAATATAAAACGTGTAGAAAATGGTGAAGAGCCTGAAAGCAAGCTCAATCAGTTATTATAG